Genomic window (Drosophila sulfurigaster albostrigata strain 15112-1811.04 chromosome 2R, ASM2355843v2, whole genome shotgun sequence):
ACACCAGCAATGACAGTATCAGTTCCCTCGGAGCCAACAACCAGTCTCGTAGTAGTGGCAGCTGCAAAGGCAGCAAAGCCACATGTCTGCGATATTTGTGGCAACAGTTATCCGCGCAAGAGCACGCTTGACACCCACTTACGCCGTCACAACAACGACAGGCCTTATCAATGCGAGTAAGTCGATctacaaaaacatttaatcgTTGCTTAACATGGCTGCTTACTCCAAACAGAATCTGCCAGAAAACGTTCCATGTAAACTATCAGTTGATGCGTCACATACGACAACACACTGGAGCTCGACCTTATTGTTGCCAATACTGTCAGCGAAGTTTCGCAGATCGCACATCGCTAGTAAAGCATGAACGGTGAGTTGGTTGAGTTCTTTGTTTTAACTCCTTAACTCAAACTTGTGGATTTAAAGTTGGATTTATCGATAAGATCCgtttatgatttatatatttttttatcctAATAACACAATTCTTACTTCCACCTTtgcacaattgcaattgtaattatttccTACATAAAGAAGCATAcgttaatttaagaaattattggCCAATTATAATATCCAACACTGAACCTTTAAAATAGGAGTATTCGTATTTAATCTAGTTGTGTGTTATGTTTATCTGTTATAAAAATGCCGAAAAATGGGTAAGTGGAAAAgtgcacaaatttataatttgattggTGATTAACTAGTAAGTAATTAGGGAAGTTGTGTCGTATGAAGTTGACATATTTTTTGccttatattttaaaatattaaataacagtCTGGTGATTAATTGTTGGAGACTATGGAGATGGACAGTGGTGATCATAACTTTGCACAGCAAAATCAGAGGCACCTCTGTTTGCTCACTATGCaaaatttattcttaattgTATTACACATTGGGACTCCTTAAATGTGGCGGATACATCGCCAATAAGTGTTGCCTCAACTTCCGGTTTCAATGACATGTCAGCCATCAAGAATAACTGTGGCTTTGtagttataatatttgtaatacaCAATTTCGAGATGAGATCTGTAATCATTTGTATGTTTCTTCTTTCAGTATACATCGTAATGAACGACCATACGTCTGCAACACCTGCGGGAAAAACTTCACCTATTCAAATGTGCTCAAGGTGCACTATAAGACGCACACCGGCGAAAAACCGCACATATGCAAACTATGCAACAAGAGCTTTGCTCGCCATCACAATTTAGTGGCCCATCTCCAGACGCAACAGCATGTGAACGATCCCCGTTGTGCTGCCTATCTGCATACGCTTCGAGCCGCAAATGTTGTAGCTGCTAGAGAAGTTAGCTGagaattaataaaatacacgTGTAGCATCTAATTTGTTCTGGTTTAATTTCAACTTATGAATCATACACTTCTTGTTAAGCAAGTTTACAACTCGTTACCTGTTGTACAAAAATGCCGAAAAATGGGTAAGTGGAAAAGTGCACaagtttataatttgattGGTGATTATACTCGTAAGTAATTATAGAAGTTGGATCGATCTCGGCATATTTATTGccttgtattttaaaatattaaataacaaactGGGCTAGTTGATTGAAAGACTGATTGTGGGAGACAATGGAGATGGGCAATGGTGATCATGACTTTGCACAGCAAAGTCAGAGGCAACTCTATTTGCCCACTATGCGAATTTTATCCTTTATCAAATTGCGCAGCTCGGTAACCATCACCTCATGAGACTCCTTAAATGTGGCGGACACATCGCCAATAAGTGTTGCCTCAACTTCCGGTTTCAATGACATGTCTGCCATAAAGGAACTAAGCTCTCGCGGCAAATTTGGTGGCTTCCAAGATCctgaataaaaataagatttCGATTATCATTTCGGATTTTCCTCCAATGGATGTCCTGTTGTACTTACGTAAGGCGCTGTCGCAGGCCTCGAGTTTGTGTTTTAATTGACGCATCAATTCCTGCAACATTTGACTGCGCTCTTTTTCACTGATA
Coding sequences:
- the LOC133835735 gene encoding zinc finger protein 436, whose protein sequence is MDTTEPVLDISSVCRICLQDNDAHMVSIYDHDEQQRGVSICDKIEHCCGIKIIRTPELPTRICMKCRAFLTLAHKFRQICRHSDDFLREFIFPDPCEEPEKPNLEEAPAQTYEQVEVEVLEEGVWCNDEVIEETPAMTVSVPSEPTTSLVVVAAAKAAKPHVCDICGNSYPRKSTLDTHLRRHNNDRPYQCEICQKTFHVNYQLMRHIRQHTGARPYCCQYCQRSFADRTSLVKHERIHRNERPYVCNTCGKNFTYSNVLKVHYKTHTGEKPHICKLCNKSFARHHNLVAHLQTQQHVNDPRCAAYLHTLRAANVVAAREVS